The nucleotide window AGATAACAACACTGCAAACATCTCGGTACCTCTTTCAACACTTTTACGTGGACCACAAATGTTTACTATTCTGCTACAGATAAGATGGCGCcgagaaaattaaaatttgttgacaaatacagaaattttaaaataacttcCAGAATTTGGGTTGTCACAACTGTGGATTAAAGTGTCATTTTCACTCATGCGATAATAATACTGGTCGACAAccaattttaaacttttcattgaCTCTTCGAAGAGAAGTTTGAAAGCTGTGTTGTTGCACAATGGAAATATAAAACCGTCTATTCTTTTGCTCATTCTGTTCATTTGAAAGAATGTTATGAAAGCATCAAAGTCCTTCTGGAAGCTATTCAGTACAAAGCTTACAAATGGAACATTTGCGGAGACCTCAAAGTCGTTGATATCTTGATGGGAATGCAGGGAGGATTCACGAAACATTGCTGCTTCCTGTGTTTGTGGAAAGCCGTGCTACCAAAGAGCATTATATCAGAAGAGATTGGCCTGTAAGAGAATTGTACTTAACTGGAGTGGCTAACATTGAAAACGTTCCTCTAGTAGATCCTCAGAAAATTCTCTTGCCCCTTCTTCATACCAAGCTGGGTTTGATGAAGAGTTTTGTTAAAGCGATGGAAAGTGCAATTATAATGGGTTCGCATTTCTCTGCAAAAAGTTTCCCGGCATAAGCcaagtaaaactaaaagaagGAATCTTCGTGGGCCCTCAAATTAGAGAAGTGCTAAAGGAtccacattttgaaaaatctttGTCGAGGTTGGAATTTTGTGCTAGGCAGGCATTCAAGTGGTTGTGTGCTAGCTTTTTCGGAAATGCGAAATCGCCTTCTCTTTAGGCAGGAGTTGATGATTTGCTTGAGACTTACAGAAAAATGGGTTGCCGCATGTCCctcaaaatgcattttctgCGCTCCCACTTGAACTTCTTTCCAGAAAACCTTGGTGCAGTTAGTGACGAACAAGGTGAACGATTTCACCAGGACATTCAAGCTTTTAAAGCTCGTTACCAAGGTTTTTGGAATGATGAGGGACTACTGCTGGATGTTATATCGTGATGACCCCAGTTATGTGTAGAAAAGAAAGTCATAtgctaaacatttttaagtgcCATTTATCATAGCtgtgtattgtttttaatgcttttttctgaaaacatgGATTCCACGATATCTTGAAAATGTGATGAgctaaagaaaaactaaaggCAGATTCGGAATCAgagcaaaaaatacatttcaaataATATACTTGCTTTATCGtttaaaaaaagtgaaattttgttgacctgtgataattattgcaaaaattctAAAACCCTTTCCATTTCTGAAGTCATAAATGTGAGTTACTTCTCATTTGGCATCTATCATTCGTTACGAAGACTGGACGGCAATATTGAATGTTTTATCACAATTTATCGAGTCAAGTATTGCatacaaaaaaacacaaaaatattgtttagtataaatttaaattttaaaaaagaaataaacaaaaaatatatcaaaagaAACTTGCTTCTTACATTGACATGGCACAGAGCTGGTTGGTTGGTCAGACCCATATTGTGCAAACGTGAAGTGTCCTGATCCGGGGGAAGTCCCACTTTTGCATGGAGTTCCTTGAGGTGTCAAACTCCTTCatgataaaattttgcacaagCATAGAATTGTCAGAAACACATTGATGAGACTCGTACAAATTTCACAGCATTGCATCAAAATACTAAGAAGCCACGATTATTCATTCAGCTTAAACATATCGAGCACAAGGCAATGAGAGCAACAGACTCACCGGTTTCTTCTTTCATGGGCACGACTCTGTTGGTGATTGATCTCAGAGCTTCGAGATTTACGAACCGAAACTTCTTTCAGTCTTCTCCCATTGTCACTAACGCTCGGATAATTTGGCGCTGCAGACAGAGACGAGCTTGATGGATACTGGGAGCTTGCATCACTAGGTGGAGTGCCACATTCACGCATCTCGAGTCCCGAACCACAACTCGTCATGTAACCATTTGAATACTCGACCATTTGATGGGATGTGGGAGGAAAAACCTCATCATTCTCCTGCGATGATTGGTACGAGGAGGAGCTGATGGTGACCTTCTCAACTTGGGAAGCAGTTGTTCTCTCGTACGTGACTTGTGTGTTACCAAGCTTCACCTGACGGTCTGCCATCGACATAAACTTTTCTGACAAGGATTTAACACATTGCTCTTTTGCTGCATTGTTCCTGCTCGATGGAAACGCCACCATGTGGTGACATCTTTGTGGTAAGGGACAAATATTCCTGATGTTGGTGCTAATGTTCTGGAGCATGAGGCGTTTATCGCGGCACATCGTCTCTGCTTCTCGATGGATTTCTACAATCACTTGACGCAGTTCTACTTCTGTCTTTCTTTGCACGGAATCTCGGACCAATGTCAAAATTCGAGACAATCGTTGTAAGTCCACCTGCAAGTTATGTCAGATATGAATTCCGATTTTTATAACACACTACAAAGGCAACTATGGAAAATCTTCATATTAGGCCTCTGCTAAGTCCAAAGTTTagtttatcaaaatattatcaaGCTCAGGCCAGACGTGCACATTTTGGATCAAAATTGCACTATCAGAGCATCTGCACCTGCACGCAGAGTTAAGAAATTACCAAGAAAGTAAAACCACGTCTATCATGGGGTCTAGTGCAAatgtgcacaaccacaggatatatttgtatactagGCCCCAGCTAGTCCCCTACCTTTCCAAGTTTCTTGCACTTCCATCCAGAGCAAACACCTATTTCGCTTACTAATTGTGAAGTAATCTCATATATGAGCACTCACCATGTTCTGATTCAGCAGCAATTGTATCCCAGGAAGTGCAGCCATGGTGAGAAGGAATATTCCACGGATCGAGTGAGTTGGAACTTGTTGAGTATTGGCAAGAAGACTAAGGTTAACTTAGACGACTGACCTACCAcattagaaaaaaagtttggttattAATAGTTATCCATCTGCCTTTGTAACCATTCTTTCTATAGTGGTATGATTAATTGTTAATGGTATTGCTGTGTCATAATGTTGATCCTTGAACTAAGGgaagtctttgcacaactaaatatttattattttgttcatttttcgccattaactgtgcacTGGTCTGTATTTTGTGACAGCTGTTCACCTGAGATCTACACATTTTTGATAAACCATAGAAACTCAATTATCTAAAGTTACCCTCACACAAATATTCATTAAAAGGATACACATAATTCTAAGCTGCGAATTTTTGTTTGTCGTCAAATCAAAGCGAGATGCCAACCTGACACTTTACTGCTTTAAGAAGGGACCACAAACGTAAAGTATACACATCTTATTAGTATATATATTTGACCATCAGATATTAATAATGAGGTGTAGGCTAAGTCAGTTATAACTCTTTGAATAGTATCAAGTGGCAGGCAAGCCTAATCACTACAATGATTTTAACACATAGTAAGGATATATCATACCAGGGAAACAGTCGCAAGCATCTTAGGTTAATACTGTGAAAAATGCTTAAAGTCATCAAAGGGTTACAAATGTTAGCCTAGAAATACACTGGAAAAAGTCTTGAATAGATGCATATTTGGTTAGCCATTGTACTCCTGTACATCTGATTTAGCGCGTCTGGACAAccaagattttgaaaaatccTGCCATGAAATATAGACTGGACTTTCAGACAGTGTGGAGTAAAAATTACAATGCTAATGTTTCGAGCTATAGTTAAAGCACAATAAAGAATAATGTTGGACAATAAAAAACTGCGCAATATCAATGATTCTTCACAGCACTCAAGTCGATTAAGTTTACAGCCAATCTCAAACGGtccgactggaaagtatggcggttttcgacgagaaattGTGCGTGCAAAGACGCAGATT belongs to Clavelina lepadiformis chromosome 6, kaClaLepa1.1, whole genome shotgun sequence and includes:
- the LOC143462275 gene encoding uncharacterized protein LOC143462275 is translated as MAALPGIQLLLNQNMVDLQRLSRILTLVRDSVQRKTEVELRQVIVEIHREAETMCRDKRLMLQNISTNIRNICPLPQRCHHMVAFPSSRNNAAKEQCVKSLSEKFMSMADRQVKLGNTQVTYERTTASQVEKVTISSSSYQSSQENDEVFPPTSHQMVEYSNGYMTSCGSGLEMRECGTPPSDASSQYPSSSSLSAAPNYPSVSDNGRRLKEVSVRKSRSSEINHQQSRAHERRNRSLTPQGTPCKSGTSPGSGHFTFAQYGSDQPTSSVPCQCLRDCFDEFICRTLPSTNDWYRFTRIGLQLSDEELHHIDDNYKSDAYARKFEKLKAWGKGKLFTSKEDIIRKLEEALIRTRFPQDRC